Proteins from a genomic interval of Streptomyces fodineus:
- the rsgA gene encoding ribosome small subunit-dependent GTPase A → MNLSSSSVSSHPLAGYGWDEGWEADFAPHAEQGLLPGRVVRVDRGLCDVVTAGGTVRADTEFVVPRDPMKVVCTGDWVAVDPDGDPRYVRAYLPRRTAFVRSTSSKRSDGQILAANVDHAVVAVSLAVELDLGRIERFLALAWESGAQPVVVLTKADLVPDPVTLAHLVQDVETSAPGVPVLTVSALHGDGLDVLTALVGSGTSVLLGQSGAGKSTLANALVGADIMDVRAARDVDGKGRHTTTTRNLLALPSGGVLIDTPGLRGVGLYDAGSGVGQVFSEIEELAERCRFHDCAHESEPDCAVRSAVESGELPVRRLESYRKLVRENQWIVAKTDARVRAELRRDWKRKGAEGRAAMESKRGRWT, encoded by the coding sequence TTGAATCTCTCTTCTTCTTCGGTCTCGTCGCACCCACTCGCCGGCTACGGCTGGGACGAGGGCTGGGAAGCCGATTTCGCTCCCCATGCCGAGCAGGGCCTCCTGCCCGGCCGTGTCGTGCGGGTCGACCGTGGCCTGTGCGACGTCGTCACCGCGGGCGGGACCGTCCGCGCCGACACCGAGTTCGTCGTTCCCCGTGACCCCATGAAGGTCGTGTGCACGGGGGACTGGGTCGCCGTCGACCCCGACGGTGATCCGCGCTATGTCCGCGCGTATCTGCCGCGCCGCACCGCCTTCGTGCGCTCCACCTCCTCCAAGCGGTCCGACGGGCAGATCCTCGCCGCCAACGTCGACCACGCGGTCGTCGCCGTGTCGCTCGCCGTCGAACTCGACCTCGGCCGCATCGAACGCTTCCTCGCGCTGGCCTGGGAGTCCGGCGCCCAGCCCGTCGTCGTCCTCACCAAGGCCGACCTGGTACCGGACCCGGTCACCCTGGCCCACCTGGTGCAGGACGTGGAGACGAGCGCGCCCGGCGTGCCGGTGCTCACCGTCAGCGCCCTGCACGGCGACGGGCTCGACGTCCTCACCGCGCTCGTCGGCTCCGGTACGTCCGTACTGCTCGGCCAGTCCGGCGCGGGCAAGTCCACGCTGGCCAACGCCCTCGTCGGCGCCGACATCATGGACGTACGGGCCGCGCGGGACGTCGACGGCAAGGGGCGGCACACCACGACCACGCGCAATCTGCTCGCCCTGCCGTCGGGCGGGGTTCTCATCGACACGCCCGGACTGCGGGGTGTCGGGCTGTACGACGCCGGGAGCGGGGTCGGCCAGGTGTTCTCCGAGATCGAGGAACTGGCCGAGCGGTGCCGCTTCCACGACTGCGCCCATGAGAGCGAGCCGGACTGCGCGGTGCGCTCCGCCGTGGAGAGCGGCGAGCTTCCGGTGCGGCGGCTGGAGAGCTACCGGAAGCTGGTGCGGGAGAACCAGTGGATCGTGGCCAAGACCGATGCGCGGGTCCGTGCGGAGCTTCGACGGGACTGGAAACGGAAGGGGGCCGAGGGGAGGGCGGCGATGGAGAGCAAGCGGGGGCGTTGGACGTAG
- a CDS encoding DNA-3-methyladenine glycosylase 2 family protein, whose amino-acid sequence MDEDTRYEAVRSRDGRFDGVFFFAVETTGIYCRPSCPAVTPKRHNVRFFPTAAAAQGSGFRACRRCRPDAVPGSAEWNVRADVVGRAMRLIADGVVDREGVAGLAARLGYSARQVQRQLTAELGAGPVALARAQRAHTARVLLQTTDLPVTEIAFASGFASVRQFNDTVREVYDSTPTELRAAAPRGRGVRRAAPGAGIPLRLAYRGPYQAAAVFDQLGEEAVTGVEEVSGAPGGRTYRRTLRLPYGTGIVAVEERTRAPKAGGGTRPGGWLDARLHLTDPRDLTTAVQRLRRLFDLDADPYAVDERLGADARLGPLVAARPGLRSPGAVDPLEPAVRALAGRGGAEELVRRCGKVLDAPCGSLTRLFPEPAALAEAEPDGPLAALAAALADGTVRLDPGADRDDAQEALLGLPGMDAATVATVRARALGDPDVAPPGVEVPDGWRPWRSYAVQHLRVAGEGSR is encoded by the coding sequence ATGGACGAGGACACCAGGTACGAAGCGGTGCGGAGCCGGGACGGGCGGTTCGACGGCGTCTTCTTCTTCGCCGTCGAGACCACCGGGATCTACTGCCGGCCCAGCTGCCCGGCGGTGACGCCGAAGCGGCACAACGTGCGGTTCTTCCCGACGGCCGCCGCCGCCCAGGGCTCCGGGTTCCGGGCCTGCCGGCGGTGCCGGCCGGACGCCGTGCCGGGGTCGGCGGAGTGGAATGTGCGGGCGGACGTCGTCGGGCGGGCCATGCGGCTGATCGCGGACGGCGTCGTGGACCGCGAGGGCGTCGCCGGGCTCGCCGCGCGGCTCGGCTACAGCGCCCGGCAGGTCCAGCGCCAGCTCACCGCGGAGCTCGGCGCCGGGCCCGTGGCGCTGGCGCGGGCCCAGCGGGCGCACACCGCGCGGGTGCTGCTGCAGACCACCGACCTGCCGGTCACCGAGATCGCGTTCGCGTCCGGGTTCGCCAGTGTGCGGCAGTTCAACGACACCGTCCGCGAGGTGTACGACTCCACGCCCACGGAGTTGCGCGCCGCCGCCCCCCGGGGCCGGGGCGTGCGCCGGGCCGCTCCGGGCGCAGGGATCCCGCTGCGGCTCGCCTACCGGGGCCCGTACCAGGCCGCCGCCGTCTTCGACCAGCTCGGCGAGGAGGCGGTCACCGGGGTCGAGGAGGTGTCCGGCGCGCCGGGCGGCCGTACCTACCGGCGCACGCTGCGGCTGCCGTACGGCACGGGAATCGTCGCCGTCGAGGAGCGCACCCGGGCGCCGAAGGCCGGCGGCGGCACCCGGCCGGGCGGCTGGCTCGACGCGCGACTGCATCTCACCGACCCCAGGGACCTCACCACCGCGGTACAGCGGCTGCGGCGCCTCTTCGACCTCGACGCCGACCCGTACGCCGTGGACGAGCGGCTCGGCGCCGATGCCCGCCTCGGCCCGCTGGTCGCCGCCCGGCCCGGGCTGCGCTCGCCCGGCGCCGTGGACCCGCTGGAGCCCGCCGTCCGCGCCCTGGCCGGAAGGGGCGGCGCCGAGGAACTGGTGCGGCGGTGCGGCAAGGTGCTCGACGCGCCCTGCGGCAGCCTCACCCGTCTCTTCCCCGAGCCCGCCGCGCTCGCCGAGGCCGAGCCGGACGGTCCGCTGGCCGCCCTGGCCGCCGCCCTCGCCGACGGCACCGTACGGCTGGACCCGGGCGCCGACCGCGACGACGCACAGGAGGCCCTGCTCGGCCTGCCCGGCATGGACGCGGCCACCGTCGCCACCGTACGCGCCCGCGCCCTCGGCGATCCGGACGTCGCCCCGCCGGGCGTGGAGGTGCCCGATGGGTGGCGGCCTTGGCGGTCGTATGCCGTGCAGCATTTGCGTGTGGCTGGGGAGGGGAGTCGATGA
- a CDS encoding cold-shock protein: MAQGTVKWFNAEKGFGFIAQDGGGPDVFAHYSNIATQGFRELQEGQRVSFDVTQGQKGPQAENIIPA; the protein is encoded by the coding sequence ATGGCACAGGGAACCGTGAAGTGGTTCAACGCCGAAAAGGGTTTCGGCTTCATCGCGCAGGACGGCGGCGGCCCCGACGTCTTCGCCCACTACTCGAACATCGCGACCCAGGGCTTCCGTGAGCTCCAGGAGGGCCAGCGGGTCTCCTTCGACGTCACGCAGGGCCAGAAGGGCCCGCAGGCGGAGAACATCATCCCCGCCTGA